CGCGCATCCAGGTACTGCTGGGTGATCTCCCAGACCTCGTCCTGGAGCATGGCCAGGCGATCTTCGGAGAGATAGATGCGCTCGCGATGGAAGGCCTCGGGCTTGGCGTACCATTCCGCCAGCCGGGCCTGGAATTCGTCGTCGGTCTCGGGAAGCTGGCGCTTTGCCGTGGAGCGGCCGGATTTGTTCTTCGCGGCCAGTACGGCGCGACGGGCTTCGTATTCCTCCTGCGACTCGCCCGCATGCTGCTGGATGCGCGTCTTGAGCAAGACGTTGTAGATCACGCCGACGATGGGGGAGCCCAATTCGCGGAGGTAATGGCTGTAGAGCGCGATCTGCGTATCGGTCCACAGCTTGTCGAGGTAGTTGGCGTCGATGGAGCCGGCGGTCTTGTGCTCGAGCAGGTACAGCTCACCGTCGAGCCGCACGATGCCGTCGACTTTACCGGCCATAACAAACGTCTGACTGGGTCGACCCGTATCCGGGTTGCGGATCTCGGCCTGGAAGACTTTTTCGACCTCGACGACCTCGAAGTCCTCCTGCGGATAGCGGGCGGCGTAGCCGCTCACCATCGCCCGCGCCAGTTGCCAGGTGCGTTTCGCATGGGGGTCGCCGGCGCGGTTTGGATAGGCGCGGTCGAGGTCGTCGAGGATGGTCCACAA
This Phycisphaerae bacterium DNA region includes the following protein-coding sequences:
- a CDS encoding PD-(D/E)XK nuclease family protein, which encodes MSPGVSPFSPSIPCTSDACDRIDSPVGHKHSACTPDLTGKSLLTFSALNTFRNCPRKYKHRYIDQLQGRERADTLAFGSLIHAALETWYRATDDADRLWTILDDLDRAYPNRAGDPHAKRTWQLARAMVSGYAARYPQEDFEVVEVEKVFQAEIRNPDTGRPSQTFVMAGKVDGIVRLDGELYLLEHKTAGSIDANYLDKLWTDTQIALYSHYLRELGSPIVGVIYNVLLKTRIQQHAGESQEEYEARRAVLAAKNKSGRSTAKRQLPETDDEFQARLAEWYAKPEAFHRERIYLSEDRLAMLQDEVWEITQQYLDARRRGKWLLNTSNCFSFQRPCAYLPYCQSGFNPNVRDNLFEIRPPHEELEGLDDAATGETLENPF